A segment of the Salminus brasiliensis chromosome 5, fSalBra1.hap2, whole genome shotgun sequence genome:
acatgagtatCAGATCAGCAGAGTCTAGAAGAGGAGgtttcagtaaagtattcaGAGGCAACTTTCCATCAGCAGTTCCTCCAGTAGCctgacctaaacactgctcCACAATAAACCATATCCCTATACAAACTGACCCAAACTGACCCAATACACACAGGTTCACACAAATCTATACAGATTATCTCAGATTATGTGTTTTTCAATACTACTTAAAAACCATCCAATTTAGGCTCCGCCCACTTGTGTCTGAATACAGAAATTCTGAGCAGTAACATGATGTTAATAATAAGAGCAGAGTGACCACCagaggtgctgaagcaggggTGTGTGAGATAAAGTGGacactgtgtgtatttgtacagcTGCACTTTTAAAGATGCTGATTTCCATGGTAACGGACAGTAAATCTATATGAGGGGCATCACGTGACTCTGACCACTCATTGCGGTCACAGTTGCCATGGTGATGAAGGATGACAGTATGACAGTCTGCACAGCCGTAGAATGACtcactttctctgtttctcactctttctcactttctcactgtctctctcccacacacactctctctctctctctctctctctctctctctctctctctctctctctctctctctctcacacacacacacacacacactctctcacacacacacagaggagttCTCAGATTTAATAGTTTTTCTTCCATCGAAGTTCAGAATCAGAAACTGATAcatagctctgtgtgtgtgtgtgtgtgagtatgtgtgtctgtgtgagtatgtgtgtgtgtgtgagagagagagagcactctGCTTGAGGGATTGGTGTTAAGGTTGAACACACATACTAATTAACTCACATGATTGTCCTTGCCACAGAGCTGTGATGGCCTGAGGGTCAAACTCACATTCTCAAACGCACCAGCTCATTTACACAaagatgacacacacacacacacacacacacacacatacacgttaACACAAAATTTAAATGATTCATtcatacattattcagtatccactatgaattattcagtatccgctatgaattattcagtatctactatgaattattcaatatctactatgaattattcaatatctactattaattattcaatatctactatgaattattcagtatccactatgaattattgaatatctactatgcattattcaatatctcttatgaattattcagtgtctactatgaattattgaatatctactatgaattattcaatatctactatgaattattcagtgtctactatacattattcagtatccactatgaattactcagtgtgtactataaattattcagtatccagtatgaattattcagtatccactatgaattattcagtatccactataaattattcagtatccactatgaattattcagtatccagtatgaattattcagtatccactataaattattcaatatctactatgaattattcagtgtctactatacattattcagtatccactatgaattattgaatatctactatgaattattcaatatctactatgaattattcaatatctactatgaattattcagtatccactatgaattactgaatatctactatgaattattgaatatctactatgaattattcaatatctactatgaattattcagtgtctactatacattattcagtatccagtatgaattattcattatccactatgaattactcagtgtgtactataaattattcagtatctactatgaattattcaatatctactatgaattattcagtatctactattaattattcaatatctactatacattattcagtatccactatgaattattgaatatctactatgaattattcaatatctcttatgaattattcagtgtctactatgaattattgaatatctactatgaattattcaatatctactatgaattattcagtgtctactatacattattcagtatccagtatgaattattcattatccactatgaattactcagtgtgtactataaattattcagtatctactatgaattattcaatatctactatgaattattcagtatctactattaattattcaatatctactatacattattcagtatccactatgaattattgaatatctactatgaattattcaatatctcttatgaattattcagtgtctactatgaattattgaatatctactatgaattattcaatatctactatgaattattcagtgtctactatacattattcagtatccactatgaattactcagtgtgtactataaattattcagtatccagtatgaattattcagtatccactatgaattattcagtatccactatgaattactcagtgtgtactataaattattcagtatccactatgaattattcagtatccactataaattattcagtatccactatacattattcagtatccagtatgaattattcagtatccactataaattattcaatatctactatgaattattcagtgtctactatacattattcagtatccactatgaattattgaatatctactatgaattattgaatatctactatgaattattcaatatctactatgaattattcagtatccactatgaattattcagtatccactatgaattattcagtatccactatgaattacatTAGAGACTAACAGATAAGTTCTGGAATGTTTCACAGTGACGTTCTCTGACTTTAAAATAATGGTTGCTTTTGTAATTTGAGATAAAAATGGGtgctattacacacacacacacacacacacacacatacacacacacacactttcatagCAACAGTTGCTGCTtgcagtgtgtatcagtgtgtgtgtctggctaCTACTGGTATGAGTGATCATGTTTTATGGCAGCTAAATTGAGCTGACTGTCACTACACActgtctgcagtgtgtgtgtgtgtgtgtgtgtgtaaatgtgtttgtatgagagtgtgtgtgtgagtgtgtgttggtagCAGTAATGTATATGCTTCTGTATATGCAagtatatttaatatgtttaatttgtgtgaatgtgtgtatatctggaggagtgtgtgtgtgtgagtgtgtgtgtgtgttttgacctTTTGCGTGTTGCTTATTTTGGGACGTCTCTGCTGCATGGTGGAATGTTTGGGAGGGGATTCTATTCCTGCTGCCAGattccttcacacacactctctcacacacggtGGTGGACACTGGAGTGTGTTTAGCTGGGTTTGGATCTGTGCTCCAGCTGCAGCATGTCGGACCCCGAGCAGGAGATGCAGGAGGACCCCGGACAGAGCTTCTGGATGGTGAGAgagcttcagagagagagagacattaacaCAGTGCTGAGTACTTTAGACACACTGTTTACAGTCTCAGCGGTCCGGTATCGGTTCCTTCAGACCCGAGTGAGCGTGAAGGCCTCGCTGTAATCTTTACTGCTGGTCGCTCTGGAAGTTTGATGGGCTCAGAGAAACAACCCCTGGTTCCACAGAGAGCATTTCAGCGCATGGTTATTTAAATGAACCTCAGAGTGAAGGTACTGTGAAGGTTCTAGACCACTTACAGCGTTTTTAGCATCGAAGCTTAGAACCATCTATGAACCCTGGTGTTTAGAAGTGTAGGAGTTACTAAAGGAGCTCTACTGCAGGGTTCTTTATGCTAGAACATAAAAATGATCTTCTACTGGATCCCTAAAAACCTGTTCAGTCAGAAACTCCTCACACTGTAAATGTGACAGCTGGGAGTGAAGTGAAGGTTCGACTGAGCTTTATATggtaaaacatatatattatttaccatatatattatatactatatatatcaTCACACTCTCAGATCTCATCTTCAACCTGAAATTGATCGTTCTAAAGCAAGAAAAATCAACAACACACCGCCGTCCTCACTGAGCAGGGTTTGTTTACACGACCACCAAAAGTCCATTGGGTGTCACACAGAGTGTCCATCTCTTGAGCCCTTACCTTtctgtttatctgggtttattctaatgttatatagagttaattacgggtagacgctctcactgaccactgactttatgtttatttgggtttattctaatgttatatagagttaattacaggtagacactctcactgaacactgactttatgtttatttgggtttattctaatgttatatagagttaattacaggtagacactctcactgaacactgactttatgtttatttgggtttattctaatgttatatagagttaattacaggtagacactctcactgaacactgactttattttattagggtttattctaatgttatatagagttaattacaggtaaacgctctcactgaccactgactttatgtttatttgggtttattctaatgttatatagagttaattacaggtagacgctctcactgaccactgactttatgtttatttgggtttattctaatgttatatagagttaattacaggtagacgctctcactgaccactgactttatgtttattagtgtttattctaatgttatatagagttaattacaggtagacgctctcactgaccactgactttatgtttatgtgggtgtattctaatgttatatagagttaattacaggtagacactctcactgaccactgactttattttattagggtttattctaatgttatatagagttaactacaggtagacactctcactgaccactgactttatgtttatgtgggtttattctaatgttatatagagttaattacaggtagacattctcactgaacactgactttatgtttatttgggtttattctaatgttatatagagttaattacaggtagacactctcactgaccactgtctttatgtttattagggtttattctaatgttatacagagttaattacaggtagacactctcactgaccactgactttctgtttatttgggtttattctaatgttatatagagttaattacaggtagacgctctcactgaccactgactttatgtttatttgggtttattttaatgttatatagagttaattacaggtagacgctctcactgaccactgactttatgtttatttgggtttattctaatgttatatagagttaattacaggtaaacgctctcactgaccactgactttatgtttatttgggtttattctaatgttatatagagttaattacaggtagacgctctcactgaccactgactttatgtttattagtgtttattctaatgttatatagagttaattacaggtagacgctctcactgaccactgactttatgtttatgtgggtgtattctaatgttatatagagttaattacaggtagacactctcactgaccactgactttattttattagggtttattctaatgttatatagagttaactacaggtagacactctcactgaccactgactttatgtttatgtgggtttattctaatgttatatagagttaattacaggtagacattctcactgaacactgactttatgtttatttgggtttattctaatgttatatagagttaattacaggtagacactctcactgaccactgtctttatgtttattagggtttattctaatgttatacagagttaattacaggtagacactctcactgaccactgcctttctgtttatttgggtttattctaatgttatatagagttaattagaggtagacgctctcactgaccactgactttatgtttatttgggtttattttaatgttatatagagttaattacaggtagacgctctcactgaccactgactttatgtttattagggtttattctaatgttttatagagttaattacaggtagacactctcactgaccactgactttatgtttatttgggtttattctaatgttatatagagtttattacaggtagacgctctcactgaccactgactttatgtttatttgagtttattctaatgttatatagagttaattacaggtagacactcactaaccactgactttatgtttatttgggtttattctaatgttatatagagttaattataggtagacactcactaaccactgactttatgtttatttgggtttattctaatgttatatagagttaattacaggtagacgctctcactgaccactgactttatgtttattagggtttattctaatgttatatagagttaattacaggtagacactctcactgaccactgactttatgtttatttgagtttattctaatgttatatagagtttattacaggtagacactctcactgaccactgactttattttattagggtttattctaatgttatatagttaattacaggtagacactctcactgaccactgactttatgtttatgtgggtttattctaatattatatagagttcattacaggtagacactcttactgaacactgactttatgtttatttgggtttattctaatgttatatagagttaattacaggtagacactctcaatgaccattgactttatgtttatttgggtttattctaatgttatatagagttaattacaggtagacactcactaaccactgactttatgtttatttgggtttattctaatgttatatagagttaattacaggtagacactcactgaccactgactttattttattagggtttattctaatgttatatagagttaattacaggtagacactctcactgaccactgattttatgtttatttgggtttattctaatgttatatagagttaattacaggtagacgctctcactgaccactgtctttttgtttattagggtttattctgatgttatatagagttaattacaggtagacactctcactgaccgctgactttatgtttatttgggtttattctaatgttatatagagttaattacaggtagacactctcactgaccgctgactttatgtttatttgggtttattctaatgttatatagagttaattacaggtagacgctctcactgaccactgactttctgtttatttgggttttttctaatgttatattgagttaattacaggtagacactctcactgaccactgtctttatgtttattttgactttatgtgtgtgtgtgtgtgtgtgtgtgtgtgtgtgtgtgtgtgtgtgtgtcctccccCAGCCTGGTAACTATATGGAAACAGTGCGGCGGACTCCGAACTGCTTCCAGGTGTGTGAGGACATCGTGGCGTGCTTTAAGGACCGTGCTCGGGTGGAAAAGCAGTACGCTCAGCAGCTGAAGGACTGGAGCAGCAAGTGGAAAAACATAGTAGACTcaagtgagtacacacacctaTCCTCCCCAGTGTGgggtgtgttaggggtcagtggtgtaacagtgtggagtgtgttaggggtcagtggtgtaacagtgtggagtgtgttaggggtcagtggtgtaacagtgtgtggagtgtgttggggtcagtggtgtaacagtgtggagtgtgttaggggtcagtggtgtaacagtgtgtggagtgtgttaggggtcagtggtgtaacagtgtggagtgtgttaggggtcagtggtgtaacagtgtgtggagtgtgttggggtcagtggtgtaacagtgtggagtgttttaggggtcagtggtgtaacagtgtgtggagtgtgttaggggtcagtggtgtaacagtgtgtggagtgtgttaggggtcagtggtgtaacagtgtggagtgtattaggggtcagtggtgtaacagtgtggagtgtgttaggggtcagtggtgtaacagtgtgttaggagtcagtggtgtaacagtgtggagtgtgttaggggtcagtggtgtaacagtgtggagtgtgttaggggtcagtggtgtaacagtgtgttaggggtcagtggtgtaacagtgtggagtgtgttaggggtcagtggtgtaacagtgtggagtgtgttaggggtcagtggtgtaacagtgtggagtgtgttaggggtcagtggtgtaacagtgtggagtgtgttaggggtcagtggtgtaacagtgtgtggagtgtgttaggggtcagtggtgtaacagtgtggagtgtgttaggggtcagtggtgtaacagtgtgtggagtgtgttaggggtcagtggtgtaacagtgtggagtatgttaggggtcagtggggtgacagtgtggagtgtgttaggggtcagtggtgtaacagtgtggagtgtgttaggggtcagtggtgtaacagtgtgttaggggtcagtggtgtaacagtgtggagtgtgttaggggtcagtggtgtaacagtgtggagtgtgttaggggtcagtggtgtaacagtgtggagtgtgttaggggtcagtggtgtaacagtgtgtggagtgtgttaggggtcagtggtgtaacagtgtggagtgtgttaggggtcagtggtgtaacagtgtgtggagtgtgttaggggtcagtggtgtaacagtgtggagtatgttaggggtcagtggggtgacagtgtggagtgtgttaggggtcagtggtgtaacagtgtggagtgtgttaggggtcagtggtgtaacagtgtgtggagtgtgttaggggtcagtggtgtaacagtgtggagtgtgttaggggtcagtggtgtgacagtgtggagtgtgtatcTCTCTCAGGGCCGCTGTATGGCTCCCTCATGCGGGCGTTTCAGAGTTTTTTCTCCTCGGCTGAGCGTCTGTCGGCTCTGCACTCCTCTATCTCTCACTCCCTGGTTGAGGAGGATGGAGAGCGAGTCCACTCGTGGCAGAAGGAGGCATTCCAGCGGAAAGTGTTCTGCGGCTTCCGGGAGTCACATGACTTTGAGACAGCGTTTGCACGCGCTCAGAAGCCCTGGGTGAAGAAACTGAATAAGGTGAATACCGAagacacacacagaagacacaCAGCAGAGCAGACATCCtctctaagtgtgtgtgtgtgtgtgtgtttgggtgtttaGCTGGACAAGGCTCAGCAGGAGTACCATAAATCCTGTGGGAAGGAGCAGAGTGCGCTGGATAAAGAGCGGCAGGCTAAAAACAACGCCAGCTTAAACGAACACACGCTCGCCAAGATCCAGCAGGCCCGTGAGAAAGCCACACAGGACCGAGACAGGGTGAGTCGACTCACTGAAATAAACCATTCTAATGAATCAGCTCatttagataagataagataagataatcctttattagtcccacagtggggaaattctcagtgttacagcagaaagggatagcaagacactcagttacaaaacatgtagataaataatttacactataaacacaatataaataataatttaaaaagcaataacaatattatttacagcaaatgactcttaattgcatatggggggatattgcacatagtatctttgcattgagggacctctgttccctgaacacgtgtgtgtagtttaagtgtgtgtgtagtgtaagtgtgtgtgtagtttaagtgtgtgtgtagtgtaagtgtgtgtatgtggtccgctgggagcagtgttggttgtgcagtctgacggcagcaggaaggaaggacctgtgatacccctccttcacacacttgaggtgaagcagccggtcactaaaggagctgcccagtgctgcctcatgcatggggtgggagctgttctccagcttggctgtcatcctcctgtctcccaccacctgcactgggtctaagaagcaccccaggacagagccggccctctttatgagtttgtccagtctcttcttatctgctgtcgagatgctactgccccagcagaccactccataaaagatggcagatgccaccactgtgtggAAGACagtcctcaggagcgctccctgcactccaaaggacctcagtctcctcagcaggtagagtctgctctggcctttcttgtagagtgcagcagtgttgactgaccagtccagtttgttgttcagatgaa
Coding sequences within it:
- the LOC140555431 gene encoding protein kinase C and casein kinase substrate in neurons protein 3; its protein translation is MSDPEQEMQEDPGQSFWMPGNYMETVRRTPNCFQVCEDIVACFKDRARVEKQYAQQLKDWSSKWKNIVDSRPLYGSLMRAFQSFFSSAERLSALHSSISHSLVEEDGERVHSWQKEAFQRKVFCGFRESHDFETAFARAQKPWVKKLNKLDKAQQEYHKSCGKEQSALDKERQAKNNASLNEHTLAKIQQAREKATQDRDRARDRYEKVLEDVTGYAPRYMEEMESVFDQSQEQERKRISFLKQTFLSIHRHLDVTNNDSVKAVYSELHHTLMSICEQDDLRWWKNNHGPGMTTDWPTLQEWVPPVKKKKHGKKPKPLAVDKKAVMIGGVRVKALYDYAGEEADELSFKAGEEFMKVEEEDDQGWCRGVKEGGAEGFYPANYAHVVQ